In a single window of the Globicephala melas chromosome 10, mGloMel1.2, whole genome shotgun sequence genome:
- the LOC115841000 gene encoding C-type lectin domain family 4 member E-like → MDSSKSSASQSTERGCFSSQVFLWTVAGLCILLLSACFITRCVVSYHTFQLCDEKKFQPLENSMEFSCYNDGLGSVKNCCPLNWVHFQSSCYFFSTNTMTWTASLKNCSNMGAHLVVINTQEEQEFLYSMKPKRKEFYIGLTDQVTEGQWQWVDGTPFTKSLSFWDIGEPNNIVTVEDCATIRDSSNPRQNWNDMPCFFNMFRICEMPERNS, encoded by the exons atggatTCATCCAAATCATCTGCATCACAAAGCACAG AAAGAGGATGCTTCTCTTCCCAAGTGTTCTTATGGACCGTTGCTGGGCTCTGCATCCTGCTACTGAGTGCCTGTTTTATCACCAGATGTGTTG TGTCATATCACACCTTTCAGCTCTGTGATGAGAAAAAGTTCCAGCCACTCGAGAATTCCATGGAGTTCTCCTGCTATAATGATGGATTAG GTTCAGTCAAGAATTGCTGTCCATTGAACTGGGTACATTTTCAATCCAGCTGCTATTTCTTTTCTACTAACACCATGACCTGGACAGCAAGCTTAAAAAACTGCTCGAACATGGGAGCTCATCTGGTGGTTATCAACACACAGGAGGAGCAG GAATTCCTTTACAGTATGAAACCTAAAAGGAAAGAGTTTTATATTGGACTGACGGACCAGGTGACTGAGGGTCAGTGGCAATGGGTAGATGGTACACCTTTCACAAAGTCTCTGAG CTTCTGGGATATAGGAGAGCCCAACAACATAGTTACAGTGGAGGACTGCGCCACCATAAGAGACTCTTCAAATCCAAGGCAAAACTGGAATGATATGCCCTGTTTCTTCAATATGTTTCGGATTTGTGAAATGCCAGAAAGAAATAGTTGA